One genomic window of Terriglobales bacterium includes the following:
- a CDS encoding dipeptidase, translated as MSSAAVDYARQNQQRFLSELKDLLRIPSVSTLPDHKDDVRRAAQFVADEMKRIGLEHVQVISTSGHPLVYADWLHAAGKPTVLCYGHYDVQPPDPLDEWKSPPFDPTERNQNLYARGAVDDKGQMYMHLKAIESLMKTGNGKLPINVRLLIEGEEEVGGESIAAYVRDHPDRLRADFALISDTEMFAPETPTLCVGLRGMVYTEVEATGAMVDLHSGMYGGAAPNPFEALARIISKLKDEDGKILIPGFYDRVQKPSADELKAWESLPFDEEHYRQTEVGSKVLTGEPGYSVLYRTWARPTVEVHGEPGGFTGAGAKTVIPARASAKISMRLVPDQRPDEIWKLFNDYVQSIVPKGITVRIKQWSMADPIVIRTDSEYVKAAARAMHDVFKKDTVYIRSGGSIPIVADFEKSLKIPSVMMGFGLPDDNLHAPNEKFHIPNFYRGIESIIRFFQIVGGTS; from the coding sequence ATGTCGAGTGCGGCAGTTGATTACGCGCGTCAGAACCAGCAGCGATTTTTGAGCGAACTCAAGGACTTGCTGCGGATCCCGAGTGTAAGTACCCTCCCCGATCATAAAGACGACGTCCGGCGGGCCGCTCAGTTTGTGGCCGATGAGATGAAGCGCATTGGCCTGGAGCATGTGCAAGTTATCTCAACCAGCGGTCATCCTTTGGTTTACGCTGATTGGCTGCACGCGGCAGGCAAGCCCACCGTTCTCTGCTACGGCCACTACGATGTCCAGCCGCCCGATCCCTTGGATGAGTGGAAGTCCCCACCCTTCGATCCCACCGAACGCAATCAGAACCTCTATGCTCGGGGCGCGGTGGACGACAAGGGCCAGATGTACATGCACTTGAAAGCCATCGAGTCGCTGATGAAGACCGGCAATGGCAAGCTGCCGATCAACGTGAGATTGCTCATCGAGGGCGAGGAGGAAGTCGGCGGTGAATCCATCGCGGCCTACGTACGAGATCACCCCGACCGTCTGCGGGCGGACTTTGCTTTGATCTCCGATACGGAAATGTTCGCCCCCGAGACGCCAACCTTGTGTGTCGGTCTACGCGGCATGGTCTATACCGAGGTAGAGGCCACCGGCGCCATGGTTGATCTGCACTCGGGCATGTATGGCGGTGCCGCGCCCAATCCTTTCGAGGCGCTCGCCCGAATTATTTCCAAGCTCAAAGATGAAGACGGCAAGATTCTTATTCCCGGCTTCTACGATCGGGTGCAGAAGCCCAGCGCTGACGAACTTAAAGCCTGGGAGTCGCTGCCCTTCGACGAGGAGCATTATCGGCAGACTGAAGTTGGCTCCAAGGTACTAACCGGGGAACCGGGATATTCAGTCCTCTATCGGACTTGGGCGCGCCCTACCGTGGAAGTACATGGCGAACCGGGAGGGTTTACAGGAGCGGGCGCCAAGACCGTGATACCGGCGCGAGCCTCGGCAAAAATCTCCATGCGCCTGGTTCCCGACCAGCGCCCAGACGAGATATGGAAGCTCTTCAACGACTACGTGCAATCCATTGTGCCTAAAGGGATCACCGTGAGGATCAAGCAGTGGAGCATGGCCGACCCGATCGTGATTCGCACTGACAGCGAGTACGTGAAGGCCGCAGCTCGAGCCATGCACGATGTGTTTAAGAAAGACACGGTTTACATCCGGTCCGGCGGTTCCATCCCCATCGTCGCCGACTTTGAGAAGTCGCTCAAAATTCCTAGCGTGATGATGGGCTTTGGACTTCCCGACGATAACCTTCACGCGCCCAATGAAAAATTCCACATTCCCAATTTTTATCGGGGAATTGAATCCATCATCCGCTTCTTCCAGATTGTCGGCGGAACGTCGTAA
- a CDS encoding nodulation protein NfeD: MPEVTLRVNRETMQFPFMNVGMDFKLRTFHLRPLIALCLFSALLSATNSASAQVLKITVHDTIHPITNEYLGRALAKAQQEKDQAVLIEINTPGGLLDSTRDIIEKIVASPIPVIIYVTPSGSRAASAGFFILESADVAAMAPGTNTGAAHPVMMGGKMDDVMKEKVENDSAALMRSVVAKRGRNVDVAESAVRKSKSFTDQEALSQKLIDVVAPNEDDLFKQIAGKPIHRFDGTTITLNLVGKPVVPYEMTLKQRILSYIMNPNVAFILLAIGALALYAEFNHPGAVIPGVVGVIFILLAAFALDLLPTRYAALILILGSFVLFALEAKFATHGVLGIGGIAMLTLGALLLVDGPIPEMRVGLWTALAVSIPLGLITIFLMDIALRARRSKVVTGAQGLVGEIGVARTPLSPSGKVFVHGELWDAFAPTNIDAGQPVVVRRVDGLRLEVEPAPAAQPSQAPVSV, translated from the coding sequence TTGCCTGAAGTTACGCTAAGGGTGAACCGTGAGACAATGCAGTTCCCTTTTATGAATGTCGGCATGGATTTCAAGCTGCGTACATTCCATTTACGTCCGCTGATTGCGTTGTGCCTTTTCTCCGCCCTGCTGTCGGCAACCAACTCGGCTTCTGCGCAGGTGCTCAAGATCACGGTTCACGACACCATTCACCCGATCACCAACGAATATCTTGGGCGTGCATTGGCCAAGGCGCAGCAGGAAAAAGACCAGGCCGTGCTGATTGAAATCAACACTCCCGGCGGCTTGCTGGATTCCACGCGCGACATTATCGAGAAGATTGTGGCGTCACCGATACCCGTGATCATCTACGTCACTCCCAGCGGGAGCCGCGCAGCCTCGGCTGGGTTTTTTATCCTGGAGTCTGCCGACGTGGCGGCGATGGCTCCGGGAACGAATACGGGAGCCGCGCATCCGGTCATGATGGGCGGCAAGATGGACGATGTGATGAAGGAGAAGGTAGAAAACGACTCGGCAGCCCTGATGCGCTCCGTGGTCGCCAAACGCGGCCGCAACGTGGATGTGGCGGAGAGCGCAGTTCGCAAGTCAAAATCGTTTACTGACCAAGAGGCGCTCTCCCAAAAATTGATTGACGTGGTGGCGCCGAATGAGGATGACCTCTTCAAGCAGATCGCCGGTAAACCTATTCATCGCTTCGATGGCACCACCATCACTCTCAATCTGGTCGGCAAGCCTGTAGTCCCTTATGAGATGACCCTGAAGCAGCGCATCCTCTCCTACATCATGAACCCGAACGTGGCGTTCATTTTGCTGGCGATAGGGGCACTGGCGCTTTACGCGGAATTCAACCATCCCGGAGCGGTCATCCCGGGTGTAGTCGGAGTTATTTTCATTCTCCTCGCCGCCTTCGCGCTTGATCTGCTGCCGACACGTTATGCCGCCCTGATCTTGATCCTGGGATCCTTCGTGCTTTTCGCGCTAGAAGCCAAGTTTGCTACCCATGGAGTTTTGGGAATCGGCGGCATCGCCATGCTCACACTCGGCGCATTGCTGCTGGTGGATGGACCCATTCCAGAAATGCGAGTGGGGCTTTGGACGGCGTTGGCGGTCAGTATTCCGCTCGGGTTGATTACGATTTTCCTGATGGATATTGCTTTGCGCGCGCGTCGAAGCAAGGTCGTTACTGGAGCCCAAGGGCTCGTCGGGGAGATCGGAGTTGCGCGTACTCCTCTGTCACCCTCCGGCAAGGTTTTTGTGCACGGTGAGCTCTGGGACGCCTTCGCTCCGACCAATATCGATGCTGGACAGCCGGTCGTCGTGCGCCGGGTAGATGGTCTGCGCCTCGAAGTGGAACCCGCGCCGGCGGCGCAACCATCGCAAGCTCCCGTGTCAGTCTAG
- a CDS encoding CvpA family protein: MTGVDWAIILGLLLSVALSASQGFFYEVFSLAGVVVGYLVAAWEYESLAQWFMPYVKATWVAEVAAFFAVFLVVVLAAGILGGIARWLLKKAGLRWFDRLLGGAFGLVRGVLMVTVIVLAVASFTPGSRWLANSSLGPYFLVMARGAIWVAPAEVRNRFRQGVAALQGLTPQVNSEGSGTSAVRR; encoded by the coding sequence ATGACGGGCGTTGATTGGGCAATTATTTTAGGTCTGTTGCTGTCGGTGGCTTTGTCGGCATCGCAAGGTTTTTTTTACGAGGTCTTTTCACTGGCCGGAGTGGTGGTCGGGTATTTAGTAGCGGCGTGGGAATATGAATCGCTCGCCCAATGGTTCATGCCCTATGTCAAGGCGACCTGGGTGGCCGAGGTAGCTGCGTTTTTTGCGGTTTTTCTTGTGGTGGTGCTGGCGGCCGGCATTCTGGGCGGGATTGCCCGCTGGCTGTTGAAGAAAGCTGGTTTGCGCTGGTTCGACCGTCTGTTGGGTGGGGCTTTTGGGTTGGTGCGGGGCGTATTGATGGTGACCGTGATTGTGCTGGCGGTTGCCTCATTTACGCCGGGATCGCGATGGCTGGCGAATTCCAGCCTGGGACCGTATTTCCTGGTGATGGCAAGAGGCGCCATCTGGGTAGCGCCTGCGGAAGTGCGAAACCGCTTCCGCCAGGGCGTGGCGGCTTTGCAGGGATTGACCCCGCAGGTGAATAGTGAAGGTTCAGGAACGTCTGCAGTGCGACGGTAG
- a CDS encoding helix-turn-helix domain-containing protein translates to MKDQLEALIMQMYKSGILYSEAVREFKKRFILTVLQENNGNQCRAARQLAMHRNTLSRTIQELKIDVRMLRDGTRRPPRSARPLALEKKMAR, encoded by the coding sequence GTGAAGGATCAACTCGAAGCATTAATCATGCAGATGTACAAGAGCGGCATTCTTTATTCCGAGGCCGTACGCGAATTCAAGAAACGTTTCATCCTCACCGTCTTACAGGAGAACAACGGTAATCAATGCCGCGCCGCAAGGCAGCTGGCAATGCATCGCAACACCCTGAGCCGCACTATTCAGGAATTAAAGATAGACGTACGCATGCTGCGCGACGGTACGCGACGCCCGCCCCGTAGCGCCCGACCGCTCGCCTTGGAGAAGAAGATGGCGAGGTAA
- a CDS encoding SPOR domain-containing protein, whose protein sequence is MALSQDQDTEITLGTGRMLAIFFALVALCAVCFGVGYSMGRNSFKPDVAQTATPDASGVKPNNAKTKPAKATDTGLTFFETVKQNEGDAPANPAPSPDAQASKPAADSPTPNNANAAQQPSQLTGVLGASGYMVQVAAVSKKEDADALVAALQKKNYVVVVAGNEPYDQLFHVQVGPFSDIKDAETVRAKLVGDGYNPILKK, encoded by the coding sequence ATGGCGTTGTCGCAGGATCAGGACACCGAAATAACTTTGGGAACGGGACGGATGTTGGCGATCTTCTTCGCCCTGGTGGCACTCTGTGCAGTGTGCTTCGGGGTCGGGTACTCGATGGGGAGGAACAGCTTCAAGCCTGACGTCGCACAAACGGCCACGCCGGACGCTTCTGGAGTCAAGCCTAACAACGCGAAAACGAAACCAGCGAAAGCGACGGATACCGGCCTGACTTTCTTCGAGACTGTGAAGCAGAACGAGGGGGATGCGCCGGCGAATCCCGCGCCCAGTCCGGATGCGCAAGCCAGCAAACCCGCTGCTGACTCGCCAACCCCGAACAATGCTAACGCAGCGCAACAGCCATCCCAACTCACCGGCGTCCTAGGCGCGAGCGGTTACATGGTGCAAGTGGCGGCGGTCAGCAAGAAGGAAGATGCAGACGCCTTAGTGGCCGCTCTGCAGAAGAAAAACTACGTTGTAGTGGTCGCCGGCAATGAGCCCTATGATCAGCTTTTCCATGTGCAGGTAGGTCCGTTTAGCGATATCAAAGACGCTGAAACAGTCCGCGCAAAATTGGTCGGGGACGGCTATAACCCAATCCTTAAGAAATAA
- a CDS encoding LPXTG cell wall anchor domain-containing protein yields the protein MKKLLFLLSVMLITVGMSVAQSNSSSTSPDQSSSSATGQSSSNPDQNATSTPSSTPSDQSATSTDQTSTTTTTTHKHRAAGAANDQNAGASAGGNLPQTASPLPLLGLLGIGSLAAGVVTRRKNR from the coding sequence ATGAAAAAATTACTTTTTCTGCTTTCGGTCATGCTGATCACCGTCGGCATGTCGGTGGCCCAGAGCAACAGCAGCAGCACGAGCCCGGACCAGAGCAGCAGCAGCGCGACTGGTCAGAGCTCTTCGAATCCGGACCAGAATGCTACTTCTACTCCCAGCAGCACTCCGTCCGATCAAAGCGCAACTTCGACCGATCAGACCAGCACCACCACAACCACGACTCACAAACATCGCGCAGCGGGCGCGGCGAATGACCAGAATGCTGGCGCTTCCGCCGGCGGGAACCTGCCCCAGACGGCATCACCGCTTCCTTTGCTCGGCTTGTTGGGTATCGGATCACTGGCCGCAGGCGTGGTTACTCGTAGAAAGAATCGCTAG
- the smc gene encoding chromosome segregation protein SMC has product MLKLKKLQILGFKSFCDRTELKFHGEGVAAIIGPNGCGKSNISDAIAWVLGEQSAKTLRGSRMEDVIFAGTRDRKPTGMAEVSLTLIDPEVYEGGDVHDETQVEIHDEMPLEEWDETAQRAQAAQEADEYVQEVQPGQTEEEAVSGTPVAAEAAAGEQGGEESGTQNSQVVLKIRRRNFKRVTFKKGEIAVTRRLFRSGDSEYLLNGKLCRLRDIQDLFMGTGLGPESYALIEQGRIGQILSSKPTDRRAIIEEAAGITKFKTRKRLAEARLEDAKLNLSRVNDIFDEVTRQMNSLKRQASKAERYARLRDEMRAKLRIVLASKFAQVEQENRELAAQINAASEEMQAQGAAIQQLEAEHSGRTQRGYAIESEARQRRERLNAIALEIDRAQARRIHNQERCGELQQRATASETEAAQAQEKALALRAECEANRQVLESAAADVAVAQQELEYCRQQAAQAAAALTAVEQGQEMDRAAILQSLAAGSDLRNQVVLSEERLAALERDAQRIGQEFESASAQLSAFGGERGQLALTFESASQRLAGLGEQIEQVRSRIESQRREEVECKSRLDSLRAEYASLLGKKSSLEAVIAEHGYSTESVRRLFQSGGMQGGLAPAGVLADFLEVEDRYEHVVEDFLRDELNYIVVKSWDAADEGLRLLRSDVDGRATFLVHPSDSQARFSFSVDESAQAAPPPAPIIPLKSCIRVLNGFGKSLEVILPKLRDGYIVPDPEFAKNLALENPQAFFLSQSGECFHNVTVTGGKQRSEGPLSMKRELRVVMRDVAELEIALRGEEQRAGVLAREIKDLTALLERLEDEKREAEKQAMTSGHSLQQLDAEAAKTNERLAIYQRELQRLAGERDEQKSAIAVKQRELIEIEAVRTELERNAAKAQESLSELRRFRDEAAHKASQQMASVATVEERRRSAAVALERIELLVAEMAGREQALRTQVEAALAEHQQRESENVALADQLIAVERERAEAEIGERELLTESEQVRARLAQIDEQLRSARQAMDQLRDRRAEISTTAAKLQSDLQYMAETCLNELGVTRQQLLEDTTLMPVAGEQLAQEDAIYHQMRAHLDSMGPVNMMALEEYKETATRHQFLETQRKDLLESIENTQNTIREIDTVSRQKFEEAFGHINENFQMTFRKLFGGGQAFMRLTDEENTAESGIDVVASPPGKRLQNVLLLSGGEKALTALALLVGIFQYQPSPFCILDEVDAPLDEANIGRFTELVREMSVQTQFVLITHSKKTMSIAPVMYGVTMQEPGVSKLVSVRFGT; this is encoded by the coding sequence TTGCTCAAACTAAAAAAGCTGCAAATTCTGGGTTTTAAGTCCTTCTGCGACCGCACCGAGCTGAAGTTCCACGGTGAAGGAGTGGCGGCCATTATTGGCCCCAACGGATGCGGAAAGTCCAATATTTCCGATGCCATCGCTTGGGTTCTGGGTGAGCAATCGGCGAAGACACTGCGCGGCTCGCGCATGGAAGACGTCATCTTCGCTGGCACTCGCGATCGTAAACCGACAGGCATGGCGGAGGTGTCGCTCACCCTGATTGACCCCGAAGTTTATGAGGGCGGCGATGTTCACGACGAAACCCAGGTCGAGATCCACGACGAGATGCCCCTGGAAGAGTGGGACGAAACCGCACAGCGGGCTCAAGCCGCCCAGGAAGCCGATGAATATGTGCAGGAAGTACAGCCCGGACAGACAGAAGAAGAAGCAGTTTCGGGCACACCGGTTGCCGCAGAGGCCGCTGCCGGCGAGCAGGGGGGAGAAGAATCAGGCACCCAGAATTCGCAGGTAGTTCTCAAGATCAGGCGCCGCAATTTCAAGCGAGTGACGTTTAAGAAGGGCGAGATCGCCGTCACCCGACGTCTTTTCCGCTCCGGCGACAGTGAATACCTGCTGAACGGGAAGCTGTGCCGCCTGCGCGACATTCAAGATCTGTTCATGGGAACCGGCCTAGGGCCGGAGTCCTACGCCTTGATCGAGCAGGGCCGAATCGGGCAGATTCTGAGCAGCAAGCCCACCGATCGGCGCGCCATCATTGAAGAGGCGGCAGGAATCACCAAGTTCAAAACCCGCAAGCGCCTGGCTGAAGCGCGGCTAGAGGATGCCAAGCTAAACCTGTCCCGCGTGAACGACATTTTCGATGAAGTTACTCGGCAGATGAACTCGTTGAAGCGACAAGCCTCCAAGGCCGAGCGCTATGCCAGACTTCGCGACGAGATGCGGGCCAAGTTGCGGATTGTATTAGCCAGCAAGTTCGCGCAGGTGGAGCAAGAGAATCGTGAACTGGCAGCGCAGATCAATGCCGCATCGGAAGAGATGCAGGCACAGGGCGCGGCCATCCAGCAGCTTGAAGCTGAGCATTCAGGGCGTACGCAGCGCGGTTATGCCATTGAATCCGAAGCGCGGCAGAGGCGCGAGCGCCTCAATGCGATCGCGTTGGAGATTGACCGCGCGCAGGCCCGTCGAATTCACAACCAGGAGCGCTGTGGGGAGCTGCAGCAGCGGGCGACAGCATCAGAGACCGAGGCCGCACAGGCGCAAGAGAAAGCGCTCGCCTTGCGGGCGGAGTGTGAGGCGAATCGGCAGGTGCTGGAATCTGCGGCGGCCGATGTTGCCGTGGCCCAGCAGGAGCTCGAGTATTGTCGCCAGCAGGCAGCCCAGGCTGCTGCGGCGCTCACCGCGGTTGAACAGGGCCAGGAAATGGATCGTGCCGCCATACTGCAGTCCTTGGCCGCCGGGTCAGACCTGCGCAACCAGGTCGTGCTCTCAGAAGAGCGGCTGGCTGCGCTGGAGCGCGACGCCCAGCGCATCGGGCAGGAATTTGAATCAGCCAGCGCTCAACTATCAGCCTTCGGAGGTGAACGCGGTCAGTTGGCGCTCACCTTTGAATCTGCTTCCCAGCGTTTGGCAGGGCTAGGTGAGCAGATCGAACAAGTTCGCTCACGAATCGAAAGCCAGCGCCGGGAGGAAGTGGAATGCAAGTCCCGCCTCGACAGTCTGCGCGCGGAATATGCCAGCCTGCTGGGAAAGAAGAGCTCGCTGGAAGCAGTGATTGCCGAGCACGGGTATTCCACCGAATCGGTGCGACGTCTATTCCAGTCCGGTGGTATGCAGGGTGGTCTTGCGCCCGCCGGGGTGCTAGCGGACTTCCTCGAAGTGGAAGATCGCTACGAGCATGTGGTGGAAGATTTCTTGCGCGACGAACTCAACTACATTGTAGTGAAGTCCTGGGATGCCGCTGACGAGGGTCTACGGCTGCTCCGGAGCGATGTGGACGGCCGCGCTACCTTCCTGGTCCATCCCTCGGATTCGCAGGCACGTTTTTCGTTCTCCGTAGATGAGAGCGCGCAAGCGGCTCCCCCGCCCGCTCCTATTATTCCCCTGAAGAGTTGCATTCGTGTGCTCAATGGGTTCGGCAAGTCGCTGGAAGTGATCCTGCCCAAGCTGCGGGACGGTTACATCGTCCCCGATCCCGAATTCGCCAAAAACCTGGCGCTGGAAAATCCGCAGGCTTTCTTCCTTTCCCAATCCGGCGAGTGCTTCCATAACGTGACCGTGACCGGAGGTAAGCAGCGGTCCGAGGGACCACTCTCGATGAAGCGCGAATTGCGAGTCGTGATGCGCGACGTGGCTGAGTTGGAAATCGCGCTCCGGGGCGAGGAGCAGCGAGCCGGCGTTTTGGCGAGAGAGATCAAAGATCTCACTGCCCTGCTGGAGCGGCTGGAGGACGAAAAGCGCGAAGCTGAAAAGCAAGCCATGACTTCGGGCCACTCTCTGCAACAGCTGGATGCAGAGGCCGCGAAAACCAACGAAAGACTCGCCATCTATCAACGCGAGCTGCAACGGCTTGCTGGGGAGCGCGACGAACAAAAAAGCGCGATAGCGGTGAAGCAGCGCGAACTGATCGAAATTGAAGCCGTACGGACCGAATTGGAGCGCAACGCCGCCAAGGCCCAGGAGAGTCTCTCTGAGCTGCGGCGCTTCCGTGATGAAGCCGCGCACAAAGCTTCGCAGCAAATGGCCAGCGTGGCGACCGTCGAGGAACGTCGGCGATCGGCGGCCGTGGCGCTGGAACGGATCGAATTGCTGGTCGCCGAAATGGCTGGCCGGGAGCAGGCTCTGCGCACGCAGGTTGAGGCGGCGCTGGCAGAGCACCAACAACGAGAGAGCGAGAATGTCGCCCTGGCGGACCAGCTCATAGCGGTAGAGCGTGAGCGCGCTGAGGCCGAAATCGGTGAGCGCGAGCTGCTGACAGAATCAGAGCAAGTCCGCGCCCGCCTGGCACAGATTGATGAACAGCTGCGCTCCGCCCGGCAAGCCATGGATCAACTCCGCGATCGGCGCGCCGAAATCAGCACCACAGCGGCCAAGTTGCAGTCGGATTTGCAGTACATGGCGGAAACATGCCTGAATGAGCTCGGTGTCACTCGTCAGCAATTGCTCGAAGACACCACATTGATGCCGGTGGCCGGCGAACAACTGGCGCAAGAAGACGCCATCTACCATCAGATGAGGGCCCACCTCGATTCCATGGGACCGGTGAACATGATGGCGCTGGAAGAATATAAGGAGACCGCGACGCGCCACCAATTCCTCGAAACTCAACGCAAGGACCTGTTGGAGTCCATTGAGAACACACAAAATACGATCCGGGAAATTGATACCGTCTCGCGGCAGAAGTTTGAGGAAGCATTCGGCCACATCAACGAAAATTTCCAGATGACGTTCCGCAAGCTGTTCGGCGGCGGTCAGGCCTTCATGAGGCTCACCGACGAAGAGAACACGGCCGAGAGTGGCATTGACGTTGTGGCCTCGCCCCCTGGCAAACGTCTGCAGAACGTGCTGCTGCTCTCCGGAGGCGAAAAAGCACTCACCGCATTGGCGCTACTGGTGGGCATCTTCCAGTATCAGCCGAGTCCCTTCTGCATTCTTGACGAAGTGGACGCCCCCCTGGATGAGGCGAATATCGGGCGCTTCACCGAACTGGTACGCGAAATGAGCGTGCAGACCCAATTTGTGCTGATCACCCATAGCAAGAAGACCATGAGCATCGCCCCGGTCATGTACGGGGTGACGATGCAGGAGCCGGGCGTTTCCAAATTGGTTTCGGTCCGATTTGGGACCTAA
- a CDS encoding sulfite oxidase-like oxidoreductase — protein MRRQGRLPPGQSLTLKWPVLQYGTVPKADLKTWDFRIAGLVEEPVRLSWEQLNALPKIEVTRDFHCVTRWSRFDNRWQGVAFRELLKLVRLKPGAGFVLAHAEQGYTANIPLPDLDREDVLFATHHDGEPLTPEHGYPLRLIVPHLYGWKSVKWVRGMEFFNQDVPGFWEQNGYHIYGDPWKEQRFDTD, from the coding sequence ATGCGGCGCCAAGGCCGCTTGCCTCCAGGACAATCGCTCACTCTCAAGTGGCCGGTGCTGCAGTATGGGACGGTTCCGAAGGCAGACCTCAAGACCTGGGATTTTCGCATCGCTGGACTGGTTGAGGAGCCTGTCCGGCTCAGCTGGGAACAATTAAACGCTCTTCCAAAAATTGAGGTGACGCGCGATTTCCATTGCGTCACACGCTGGAGCCGCTTTGACAATCGTTGGCAGGGAGTTGCCTTTCGCGAGCTCTTGAAGCTGGTTCGGCTAAAGCCTGGGGCAGGGTTCGTGCTGGCACATGCAGAGCAAGGCTATACCGCAAATATACCGCTCCCCGATCTTGATCGCGAGGACGTGCTGTTCGCAACCCATCATGACGGTGAGCCACTCACGCCCGAGCACGGATATCCTTTACGCCTGATTGTGCCGCACCTGTATGGCTGGAAATCAGTGAAGTGGGTCCGGGGAATGGAATTCTTCAACCAAGATGTTCCGGGGTTCTGGGAGCAGAACGGATATCACATTTACGGCGATCCCTGGAAGGAACAGCGCTTCGATACCGATTGA
- a CDS encoding slipin family protein has protein sequence MISFPIIVIIVVGLYILSSIKILAEYERGVIFRLGRLLANAKGPGVILVFAPIDRMVRISLRQEALEVPPQDIITRDNVTLKVNAVIFLRVIDPRRAVVEVSNYVYQTSQFAQTTLRSVLGEVELDELLAHREKINLRLQSILDQHTDPWGVKVVNVEVKQVDMPETMLRAMAKQAEAEREKRSKIIHAEGEFSAAQRLVDAARLLAEEPVSVQLRYLQTLTEIGVEKNTTVVFPIPIDLLNGLHKALGTKAAPGTP, from the coding sequence ATGATCTCCTTCCCCATCATCGTCATCATTGTTGTCGGTTTGTACATCCTCAGTTCAATCAAGATTCTCGCGGAGTACGAACGGGGCGTAATCTTTCGTCTCGGCCGCTTGCTGGCGAATGCCAAGGGCCCAGGGGTGATCCTGGTGTTCGCGCCAATTGACCGCATGGTGCGTATCTCGTTGCGGCAGGAAGCGCTGGAAGTTCCTCCGCAAGACATCATCACTCGCGACAACGTCACCCTGAAGGTGAATGCCGTGATCTTCCTGCGCGTCATTGATCCGCGACGCGCGGTGGTGGAGGTCTCGAACTACGTTTACCAGACATCACAGTTCGCCCAAACCACGTTGCGCTCGGTGTTGGGCGAAGTGGAACTTGATGAGCTATTGGCGCACCGTGAAAAAATCAATTTGCGCTTGCAAAGCATTCTCGATCAGCACACCGATCCCTGGGGCGTGAAGGTGGTCAATGTCGAAGTAAAGCAGGTGGACATGCCGGAAACCATGTTGCGCGCTATGGCCAAGCAGGCCGAAGCGGAACGCGAGAAGCGTTCGAAGATCATCCACGCAGAAGGAGAATTCTCTGCCGCGCAGAGGCTCGTAGATGCCGCGAGGCTGCTCGCTGAGGAGCCGGTCAGCGTGCAGCTTCGTTACCTGCAGACACTGACCGAGATCGGCGTGGAAAAGAACACGACCGTCGTATTCCCCATCCCCATTGATCTGCTAAATGGACTGCATAAGGCACTTGGCACAAAGGCGGCACCCGGCACACCATGA
- a CDS encoding phosphoribosylaminoimidazolesuccinocarboxamide synthase produces MTSQLLDTVLLETNIDELELHASGKVRDVYRVDNERLLFVATDRISAFDYVLASGIPHKGRVLTQLSLFWFELLKGIVPNHLITADVDRYPAHLRPHADQLRGRSMLVMRADMVAMECVVRGYISGSAWKEYQATGSVCGIALPKGLRESDQLPEPIFTPATKAVSGHDENISFERMAQQAGPQLSKELREISLRLYKTAADYARQRGIIIADTKFEFGRTPGGLVLADEVLTPDSSRFWPAETYQPGKAQESFDKQYVRDYLEQIRWNKQPPAPGLPPEVALKTSEKYLEAYRRLTGKELNV; encoded by the coding sequence ATGACTTCCCAACTCCTCGATACCGTTCTTCTCGAAACCAACATTGATGAGCTTGAGCTTCACGCCAGTGGTAAGGTCAGGGATGTTTACCGAGTAGATAACGAGCGTCTGCTGTTTGTCGCCACTGACCGCATCTCCGCGTTCGATTACGTTTTGGCCTCAGGAATTCCCCATAAAGGGAGAGTTCTTACTCAGCTTTCCCTATTTTGGTTTGAGCTCCTGAAGGGGATCGTTCCCAATCACCTGATCACCGCCGATGTGGACCGCTATCCGGCTCACCTGCGGCCGCATGCCGACCAGTTGCGCGGGCGCTCCATGCTGGTGATGCGTGCTGATATGGTGGCCATGGAGTGCGTGGTGCGGGGATACATTTCTGGTTCCGCGTGGAAGGAATACCAGGCCACTGGCAGCGTGTGTGGGATCGCACTGCCGAAGGGCCTGCGCGAATCGGACCAGTTGCCGGAGCCGATTTTTACACCGGCTACCAAGGCCGTGTCCGGACACGACGAGAACATTTCCTTTGAACGCATGGCGCAACAAGCCGGCCCTCAATTAAGCAAGGAACTGCGGGAAATCAGCTTGCGTCTCTACAAGACAGCCGCCGATTATGCCCGGCAGCGCGGAATCATCATTGCCGACACAAAATTCGAATTCGGGCGCACTCCCGGGGGCCTGGTATTGGCGGATGAAGTTTTGACGCCGGACTCCTCTCGCTTCTGGCCGGCTGAGACTTACCAGCCGGGTAAAGCGCAGGAATCTTTTGACAAACAGTACGTACGCGACTACCTGGAACAAATCCGCTGGAACAAGCAGCCACCCGCTCCCGGCCTGCCGCCCGAGGTGGCGCTCAAGACGAGCGAGAAGTACCTGGAAGCATATCGTCGGCTGACCGGGAAAGAACTGAATGTCTAA